In Blautia wexlerae DSM 19850, a single window of DNA contains:
- a CDS encoding 2-isopropylmalate synthase: MMNPSKYQRQYFMPPVKCMKWAEKEYVDKAPVWCSVDLRDGNQALVIPMSLEQKIEFFKLLVKIGFKEIEVGFPAASETEYEFLRTLIEQNLIPQDVTIQVLTQAREHIIRKTFEAVKGAPKAIVHVYNSTSVAQREQVFKKSKEEILKIAVDGAALLKKLADETEGNFQFEYSPESFTGTEPEYALEVCNAVLDVWQPTADNKCIINLPVTVQHSMPHVYASQVEYMCENLKYRENVIVSLHPHNDRGCGVADSEMGLLAGADRIEGTLFGNGERTGNVDIVTLGMNMYSQGVDPKLDFSDMPHICEIYEECTGMKVGERSPYSGALVFAAFSGSHQDAIAKGMHWRDDKDPDHWNVPYLPIDPTDVGRNYDADVIRINSQSGKGGVGYILETKFGLNLPPKMREAMGYATKAVSDHKHKELHPDEIFNLFKQTFENITEPYSINEVHFQQKDGGIVTKVTSTFRGKTITTEASGNGRLDAVSNALKKAYELKYSLETYQEHALERSSSSKAIAYVGIKKPDGTLAWGAGVDADIIRASIDALVTAINNR; encoded by the coding sequence ATGATGAATCCAAGCAAATATCAGAGACAGTATTTTATGCCGCCTGTTAAATGCATGAAATGGGCAGAAAAAGAATATGTGGACAAAGCACCTGTCTGGTGTTCTGTAGACCTTCGTGACGGTAATCAGGCACTGGTGATTCCGATGAGTCTGGAACAGAAAATTGAATTCTTTAAACTTCTTGTAAAAATCGGTTTCAAAGAAATTGAAGTAGGTTTCCCGGCTGCTTCTGAAACAGAATATGAATTTCTGCGTACCCTGATCGAGCAGAATTTGATTCCACAGGATGTAACTATTCAGGTTCTGACTCAAGCCAGAGAGCATATCATCCGCAAAACTTTTGAAGCTGTCAAAGGCGCACCAAAGGCAATTGTACATGTGTACAATTCCACTTCTGTAGCTCAGAGAGAACAGGTGTTTAAGAAATCCAAAGAAGAAATCTTAAAGATTGCAGTGGATGGTGCCGCATTATTAAAGAAACTGGCTGATGAAACAGAAGGAAATTTCCAGTTTGAGTACAGCCCTGAAAGCTTTACAGGCACAGAACCGGAATACGCTCTGGAAGTATGCAATGCAGTTCTTGATGTATGGCAGCCTACAGCAGATAACAAATGCATCATCAATCTGCCTGTAACTGTACAGCATTCCATGCCGCATGTATATGCAAGCCAGGTAGAATATATGTGTGAAAATCTGAAATACCGCGAGAATGTAATCGTATCTCTCCATCCGCACAATGACAGAGGATGCGGTGTTGCAGATTCTGAAATGGGATTACTTGCAGGTGCAGACAGAATCGAGGGTACTCTGTTCGGAAACGGTGAGCGTACCGGAAATGTAGATATTGTTACACTTGGTATGAATATGTATTCTCAGGGTGTAGATCCAAAACTTGACTTCTCTGATATGCCGCATATTTGTGAAATATATGAAGAATGTACCGGAATGAAAGTAGGCGAAAGAAGTCCGTACAGTGGTGCACTTGTATTTGCCGCATTTTCCGGCTCTCATCAGGATGCAATTGCCAAGGGTATGCACTGGAGAGATGACAAGGATCCGGATCACTGGAATGTTCCGTATCTTCCGATCGATCCGACAGATGTGGGAAGAAATTATGACGCAGATGTTATCCGCATCAACAGCCAGTCTGGTAAAGGTGGCGTGGGATATATCCTTGAGACCAAATTCGGTCTTAACCTTCCTCCGAAAATGCGTGAGGCAATGGGATATGCCACAAAAGCTGTTTCAGACCACAAACATAAAGAGCTTCATCCTGACGAAATTTTCAATCTGTTTAAACAGACCTTTGAGAATATCACAGAACCGTACAGCATCAATGAAGTACATTTCCAGCAGAAAGATGGCGGTATTGTAACAAAAGTTACCTCTACTTTCCGCGGAAAGACAATCACTACAGAGGCATCCGGTAACGGACGTCTTGATGCAGTCAGCAATGCACTGAAGAAGGCATATGAGCTGAAATATTCCCTGGAAACATATCAGGAGCATGCGCTGGAGCGCAGTTCAAGTTCCAAAGCTATTGCTTATGTCGGTATCAAAAAGCCGGATGGAACCCTTGCCTGGGGTGCAGGCGTAGACGCGGATATCATTCGCGCATCTATTGATGCACTTGTAACAGCGATCAATAACCGTTAG
- a CDS encoding IS110 family transposase produces MYNAVGIDVSKGKSTVAVLQPGGTVIRKPFDVSHTSQNLNELADYLSSLDGTTKIVMECTGRYHEPMIKALSEAGLFISIVNPHLIKNFGNNSLRKVKSDPADARKIARYTLDNWTELRQYSGMDNTRTQLKTLNSQFSFFMKQKVAAKANLIALLDNTYPGVNKLFDSPTREDGSEKWVDYAYSFWHADCVRKIGLKAFTERYMSFCKKHHYIFQQDKPEKLFNASKELVAVFPKEKTYKLLIQQSIQQLNLASEHVERLRREMNELASTLPEYSTVMGIYGVGKTYGPQLIAEIGDVSRFTHREALTAFAGVDPGVDESGQHKSKSNRASKVGSARLRKTLFQIMTTLLQNAPEADPVYRFLDKKRSQGKPYYVYMTAGANKFLRIYYGKVKECLRNLEQTE; encoded by the coding sequence ATGTACAACGCAGTAGGTATTGATGTTTCAAAGGGTAAAAGCACCGTTGCAGTCCTGCAGCCTGGCGGCACTGTGATCCGCAAGCCCTTTGATGTCTCCCACACATCCCAAAACCTCAATGAACTGGCAGATTATTTGAGTTCATTAGACGGCACCACAAAGATCGTTATGGAGTGTACGGGTAGATATCATGAGCCTATGATAAAGGCTCTATCCGAGGCTGGATTGTTTATTTCCATTGTAAATCCTCACCTGATTAAAAACTTTGGCAACAACTCCCTGCGCAAGGTGAAATCGGATCCGGCGGATGCCCGCAAAATTGCCCGCTATACGCTTGACAACTGGACGGAACTGCGCCAATATTCAGGTATGGACAATACACGTACTCAGTTAAAAACTTTAAACTCTCAATTCAGCTTCTTTATGAAACAAAAGGTTGCCGCAAAAGCAAATCTGATTGCACTGTTGGATAATACTTATCCTGGTGTAAACAAACTCTTTGACAGCCCCACCCGTGAGGACGGGAGTGAAAAATGGGTTGACTATGCTTATTCTTTCTGGCATGCGGATTGTGTCCGCAAGATTGGGTTAAAGGCATTTACAGAACGCTACATGTCTTTCTGTAAGAAGCACCACTATATCTTTCAGCAGGACAAGCCAGAAAAACTGTTTAATGCCTCGAAGGAGTTGGTTGCCGTCTTTCCAAAGGAGAAGACTTATAAGCTGTTGATCCAGCAAAGCATCCAGCAGTTAAATCTTGCCTCCGAACATGTAGAACGACTCCGCAGGGAAATGAACGAACTGGCATCCACACTTCCAGAATACAGCACCGTAATGGGCATCTATGGCGTTGGGAAAACCTATGGTCCCCAGCTCATCGCTGAGATCGGCGATGTATCCCGGTTTACCCACAGGGAAGCACTGACCGCCTTTGCGGGCGTAGACCCCGGTGTTGATGAATCCGGCCAGCACAAGTCAAAGAGCAACAGGGCTTCAAAGGTCGGATCCGCAAGGCTGCGCAAAACATTGTTTCAGATCATGACAACCTTGTTGCAAAATGCTCCTGAAGCCGATCCGGTGTACCGTTTTCTTGACAAAAAACGGTCTCAGGGAAAGCCTTACTATGTCTACATGACAGCCGGAGCGAATAAGTTCTTACGCATTTACTATGGTAAAGTCAAAGAATGTCTGCGGAACTTAGAACAGACAGAATAA
- a CDS encoding DUF1015 domain-containing protein translates to MAVFHAFRALRPTPEKAADVAALPYDVVNREEAKSIGDENPLSFLHIDRPEMDLEPETDLYDDRVYEKAKENLDNMEEKGILVQDQKACYYIYELVRKGKTQTGIVGCSSIDDYMNGVVKKHELTREDKEQDRIHHVDSCNANTGPIFLACRYPDSLLTLMNNWKDHHEAAYDFTEEDQITHRVWVIDEDEVISEINKEFAGIDSLYIADGHHRAASAVKVGLKRREQNPGYTGEEEFNYFLSVVFPYDQLCILPYNRIVKDLNGLTVKAFLGALKFNFELMLMPGFPCKPVEKHCMGMYVDGQWYHLKAWPDIYEKKDVVGQLDVSILQEKVLRPVLGIEDPRTDQRISFVGGSHKAAELAEIADRTGGVAFVMYPTSMEDLMKIADENKLMPPKSTWFEPKLRSGLFIHKL, encoded by the coding sequence ATGGCAGTATTTCATGCATTCCGGGCACTTCGACCTACACCGGAAAAGGCTGCTGATGTGGCAGCACTTCCATATGATGTGGTAAACCGGGAAGAAGCAAAATCAATCGGAGATGAGAATCCCCTGTCCTTTCTTCATATTGACAGACCGGAAATGGATCTGGAACCTGAGACGGATCTGTATGATGATCGGGTTTATGAAAAAGCAAAAGAAAATCTTGACAATATGGAAGAAAAGGGAATTCTTGTTCAGGATCAGAAGGCCTGTTACTATATATATGAACTTGTAAGAAAAGGAAAGACACAGACCGGTATCGTAGGATGCAGTTCCATTGATGATTATATGAATGGTGTAGTGAAGAAACATGAGCTTACCAGAGAAGATAAGGAACAGGACAGGATCCACCATGTAGATTCCTGTAATGCAAATACCGGTCCTATTTTTCTGGCATGCAGATATCCGGATTCTCTGCTTACACTGATGAATAACTGGAAAGATCATCATGAAGCAGCATATGATTTTACAGAAGAGGATCAGATCACACACAGAGTATGGGTGATTGATGAAGATGAGGTCATTTCTGAAATAAATAAGGAATTTGCAGGGATTGATTCTCTGTACATCGCAGATGGACATCACCGCGCAGCTTCCGCTGTAAAAGTAGGTTTAAAGAGAAGAGAACAGAATCCGGGATATACAGGGGAGGAAGAGTTTAATTATTTCCTGTCTGTTGTATTTCCCTATGACCAGCTCTGCATTCTTCCTTATAACAGGATTGTAAAAGATTTGAACGGCCTGACTGTAAAGGCATTTCTGGGCGCCCTGAAGTTCAACTTTGAACTGATGCTGATGCCGGGATTTCCATGCAAGCCTGTAGAGAAGCATTGTATGGGAATGTATGTGGACGGACAGTGGTATCACCTGAAAGCATGGCCGGATATCTATGAAAAGAAGGACGTGGTCGGACAGCTGGATGTATCCATTCTTCAGGAAAAAGTCCTCAGACCAGTCCTGGGAATCGAAGATCCGCGCACAGACCAGAGAATCTCCTTTGTGGGCGGAAGCCATAAGGCAGCAGAGCTGGCAGAGATTGCGGACAGAACCGGCGGTGTAGCCTTTGTCATGTACCCGACATCTATGGAAGACCTGATGAAGATTGCAGACGAAAACAAATTAATGCCTCCAAAATCCACCTGGTTTGAGCCAAAGCTTCGGAGTGGGCTGTTTATACATAAGTTATAA
- the dpaL gene encoding diaminopropionate ammonia-lyase, translating into MTEGLKWTVNEVPKSDDKHLELMSEENVKKANEFHRSFPQYSVTPLQNLSSLAKYLGVKNIFCKDESYRFGLNAFKVLGGSYAMGRYIAKELGRDISELPYNVLSSDKLREEFGQATFFTATDGNHGRGVAWAANRLGQKAVVRMPKGTTKTRFDNIAKEGATVTIEEVNYDDCVRMAAAEAAKTEHGIIVQDTAWDGYEEIPSWIMQGYGTLVLEADQQLKEMGVERPTHVFVQAGVGSLAGAVVGYFAHKYKDNPPVMAVCEASAADCLYRSAVAKTGNLVNVTGDLQTIMAGLACGEGNTIGWDILKNHVDVFASCPDWMSAKATRIYANPLGDDPHVVSGESGSVPLGFCFTALHDEDAKDLKEALKLDENSVVLVISTEGDTDPVRYREIVWDGLYGTNESLSK; encoded by the coding sequence ATGACAGAAGGATTAAAATGGACTGTAAACGAGGTTCCGAAATCAGATGATAAACACCTGGAACTGATGTCCGAAGAAAATGTAAAGAAAGCAAATGAGTTCCACAGAAGTTTCCCACAGTACAGTGTGACGCCTCTTCAGAACCTTTCATCCCTTGCGAAATATTTAGGAGTAAAAAATATTTTCTGTAAGGATGAATCCTATCGCTTTGGCTTAAATGCTTTCAAAGTACTTGGAGGTTCTTATGCAATGGGCCGCTATATCGCAAAAGAACTTGGACGTGATATCAGCGAGCTGCCATACAATGTTCTCTCTTCTGATAAATTAAGAGAAGAATTCGGACAGGCTACATTCTTTACTGCAACAGACGGTAATCATGGACGTGGAGTTGCATGGGCAGCTAACCGCCTTGGACAGAAAGCAGTTGTAAGAATGCCTAAGGGAACAACAAAGACCCGTTTCGATAACATTGCCAAAGAAGGTGCTACTGTTACGATCGAAGAAGTAAACTATGATGACTGCGTAAGAATGGCTGCAGCAGAAGCTGCCAAAACAGAACATGGTATCATCGTTCAGGATACCGCATGGGACGGATATGAAGAAATTCCATCCTGGATCATGCAGGGATACGGAACACTGGTTCTTGAGGCTGACCAGCAGTTAAAAGAAATGGGTGTTGAACGTCCGACACATGTATTTGTTCAGGCCGGTGTTGGTTCTTTAGCAGGTGCCGTAGTCGGTTATTTCGCTCATAAATATAAAGATAACCCGCCGGTTATGGCTGTCTGTGAAGCAAGTGCTGCTGACTGTCTGTACCGCTCCGCTGTTGCAAAGACAGGAAATCTGGTAAATGTTACAGGTGATCTTCAGACAATTATGGCCGGTCTTGCATGCGGTGAGGGAAATACGATCGGATGGGATATCCTGAAAAATCACGTAGATGTATTTGCATCCTGTCCTGACTGGATGAGCGCAAAGGCAACACGTATCTACGCTAATCCACTGGGAGATGATCCACACGTTGTCTCCGGTGAATCCGGTTCCGTTCCGCTTGGTTTCTGCTTCACTGCTCTTCACGATGAAGATGCAAAAGACTTAAAAGAAGCGCTGAAACTGGATGAGAATTCCGTAGTACTTGTTATTTCCACAGAAGGTGACACTGATCCTGTTCGCTACCGCGAGATCGTATGGGACGGATTATACGGAACAAACGAATCTTTAAGCAAATGA
- a CDS encoding YgeY family selenium metabolism-linked hydrolase, with the protein MDYAKINEAAMGYKDDMTKFLRDLVRIPGESCGEKGHIMRIKEEMEKVGFDKVQIDPMGNILGYMGTGKTLIGFDAHIDTVGIGNIKNWEFDPYEGFESDEEIGGRGTSDQMGGIVSAVYGAKIMKDLGLLNDKYQVLVTGTVQEEDCDGLCWQYIIHEDGVRPEFVVSTEPTDGGIYRGQRGRMEIRVDVKGVSCHGSAPERGDNAIYKMADILQDIRALNENDAADTTEIKGLVKMLDEKYNPEWEEARFLGRGTVTTSEIFFTSPSRCAVADSCSVSLDRRMTAGETWESCLDEIRALPAVQKYGDDVTVSMYEYNRPSYTDLVYPIECYFPTWVIPKDHKVTQALEEAYKGLYGEERLGNAETEGMRKARPLTDKWTFSTNGVTIMGRNSIPCIGFGPGAEAQAHAPNEKTWKIDLVRCAAVYAALPTAYCK; encoded by the coding sequence ATGGATTACGCAAAAATTAACGAAGCTGCAATGGGTTATAAGGATGATATGACTAAGTTCCTTCGCGATCTGGTTCGCATTCCTGGCGAAAGCTGCGGAGAAAAAGGACATATCATGAGAATCAAAGAGGAAATGGAAAAAGTCGGATTCGACAAAGTTCAGATCGATCCGATGGGCAATATCCTCGGCTACATGGGAACAGGTAAAACTCTCATTGGTTTTGACGCTCATATTGATACAGTCGGTATCGGTAATATCAAGAACTGGGAATTTGATCCATACGAAGGTTTCGAATCTGATGAAGAAATCGGCGGACGTGGAACATCTGACCAGATGGGCGGTATTGTTTCTGCAGTATACGGTGCTAAGATCATGAAAGACCTTGGTCTTTTAAACGATAAATATCAGGTACTTGTGACAGGTACTGTACAGGAAGAAGACTGTGACGGTCTCTGCTGGCAGTACATCATCCATGAAGATGGTGTTCGTCCTGAATTCGTTGTTTCCACAGAACCAACAGACGGCGGTATCTACAGAGGACAGCGTGGACGTATGGAAATCCGCGTAGATGTAAAGGGTGTTTCCTGCCATGGTTCCGCTCCGGAACGTGGTGACAATGCAATCTACAAAATGGCTGATATTCTCCAGGATATCCGCGCATTAAACGAAAACGATGCTGCTGATACCACAGAGATCAAAGGTCTTGTAAAAATGCTTGATGAGAAATACAACCCTGAATGGGAAGAAGCACGTTTCCTTGGACGTGGCACTGTTACTACTTCCGAAATCTTCTTCACATCCCCAAGCCGCTGTGCAGTAGCTGACTCCTGCTCTGTATCTCTTGACCGTCGTATGACAGCAGGCGAAACATGGGAAAGCTGCCTGGATGAGATCCGTGCTCTTCCGGCTGTACAGAAATATGGCGACGACGTAACAGTATCCATGTATGAATACAACCGTCCGTCCTATACAGACCTTGTATATCCGATCGAGTGCTACTTCCCGACATGGGTAATCCCGAAAGATCACAAAGTAACACAGGCTCTGGAAGAAGCATATAAAGGACTGTACGGCGAAGAGCGTCTCGGAAATGCTGAGACAGAAGGCATGAGAAAAGCTCGTCCGCTTACAGACAAATGGACATTCTCTACTAACGGTGTAACAATCATGGGACGTAACAGCATTCCTTGTATCGGATTCGGACCTGGTGCAGAAGCACAGGCTCATGCTCCGAACGAAAAAACATGGAAGATCGACCTTGTAAGATGCGCTGCTGTATACGCTGCTCTTCCAACTGCATACTGCAAATAA
- the ygeW gene encoding knotted carbamoyltransferase YgeW: MKTLQDYIDKLNSLNFKEMYNNDFFWTWDKTDDELEAVFTVADALRFMRENNISTKVFESGLGISIFRDNSTRTRFSFASACNLLGLEVQDLDEKKSQIAHGETVRETANMVSFMADVIGIRDDMYIGKGHAYQKEFMEAVTEGNKDGILEQRPTLVNLQCDVDHPTQCMADMLHIIHEFGGVENLKGKKIAMTWAYSPSYGKPLSVPQGVIGLMTRFGMDVVLAHPEGYDVMPEVEEIAKKNAEKNGGSFTKTNDMAEAFKDADIVYPKSWAPFAAMEKRTDLYAEGDFDGIDKLEKELLAQNAQHKDWACTEELMKTTKDGKALYLHCLPADITGVSCETGEVDASVFDRYRIPLYKEASFKPYIIAAMIMLSKFENPQDILKKLEVKAAPRILK; the protein is encoded by the coding sequence ATGAAAACATTACAGGATTACATTGATAAATTAAACAGCTTAAACTTCAAAGAAATGTACAACAACGATTTCTTTTGGACATGGGACAAAACAGATGATGAACTGGAAGCTGTTTTCACAGTTGCTGATGCTCTCCGTTTCATGAGAGAGAACAATATCTCCACAAAAGTATTCGAGAGTGGTCTTGGAATCTCTATCTTCCGCGATAACTCCACACGTACACGTTTCTCTTTTGCTTCCGCATGTAACCTTCTTGGTCTGGAAGTACAGGATCTTGATGAAAAGAAATCTCAGATCGCTCATGGTGAAACTGTTCGTGAAACAGCAAACATGGTGTCTTTCATGGCTGATGTGATCGGTATCCGTGATGATATGTACATCGGAAAAGGACATGCTTACCAGAAAGAATTCATGGAAGCTGTTACAGAAGGAAACAAAGACGGTATCCTTGAGCAGAGACCTACTCTTGTAAACCTTCAGTGCGACGTTGACCATCCGACACAGTGTATGGCAGATATGCTGCACATCATCCATGAATTCGGCGGTGTTGAGAATCTGAAAGGCAAAAAGATCGCTATGACATGGGCTTACTCTCCATCCTATGGTAAACCACTCTCCGTTCCGCAGGGCGTTATCGGTCTGATGACACGTTTCGGCATGGACGTTGTTCTTGCTCATCCGGAAGGATATGATGTAATGCCGGAAGTTGAAGAGATCGCCAAAAAGAATGCTGAGAAAAACGGCGGATCCTTCACAAAGACAAACGATATGGCTGAAGCTTTCAAAGATGCTGATATCGTATATCCAAAGAGCTGGGCTCCATTTGCAGCTATGGAAAAACGTACAGACCTTTATGCAGAAGGCGACTTCGACGGAATCGATAAATTAGAGAAAGAACTTCTTGCACAGAATGCACAGCACAAAGACTGGGCCTGCACAGAAGAACTTATGAAAACAACAAAAGACGGAAAAGCTCTTTACCTGCACTGCCTGCCGGCTGATATTACAGGTGTAAGCTGCGAAACAGGTGAGGTTGACGCTTCTGTATTCGATCGTTACAGAATCCCGTTATACAAAGAAGCAAGCTTCAAACCATACATCATCGCTGCTATGATCATGCTTTCCAAATTTGAAAATCCACAGGATATCCTGAAGAAACTTGAAGTCAAAGCAGCTCCAAGAATCCTGAAATAA
- the arcC gene encoding carbamate kinase, translated as MFTRKRIVIALGGNALGNTLPEQMVAVKTTAKALCDLIEEGHQVVVVHGNGPQVGMINNAMSALSREDENQPNTPLSVCVAMSQAYIGYDLQNALREELRIRGFVRTPVVTVVTQVRVDPNDPAFENPSKPIGKFLTKEEADHQAKAYGHIMKEDAGRGYRRVVASPKPVEIVEQDAINSLVDANKIVICCGGGGIPVVLNGHHLKGASAVIDKDYASCLLAKELDADMLIILTAVEKVAVNFGKENEEWLDDITVDDAKKYINEGQFAPGSMLPKVQAAVDFASSKEGRTAMITLLQKAKDGIQGKTGTKIHL; from the coding sequence ATGTTTACAAGAAAAAGAATCGTTATTGCGCTCGGTGGGAACGCTCTGGGAAATACTCTCCCGGAACAGATGGTAGCTGTAAAAACTACTGCAAAAGCATTATGCGATCTGATCGAAGAAGGTCATCAGGTTGTTGTTGTACATGGAAACGGGCCACAGGTTGGCATGATCAACAATGCCATGTCTGCTCTCTCCAGAGAAGATGAGAATCAGCCAAACACTCCTCTCTCTGTCTGTGTTGCCATGAGCCAGGCTTACATCGGATATGATCTGCAGAATGCTTTGAGAGAGGAACTTCGTATCAGAGGATTTGTCCGCACACCTGTTGTCACTGTTGTCACTCAGGTTCGTGTAGATCCTAATGATCCTGCTTTTGAAAATCCATCCAAACCCATTGGCAAATTCCTGACAAAAGAGGAAGCAGACCATCAGGCCAAGGCATATGGACATATCATGAAAGAAGATGCAGGGCGTGGTTATCGTCGTGTAGTTGCATCTCCAAAGCCTGTTGAAATCGTTGAACAGGATGCGATCAACAGTCTTGTGGATGCAAATAAAATCGTTATCTGCTGCGGTGGCGGCGGAATTCCCGTTGTTCTTAACGGACATCATCTCAAAGGTGCATCAGCAGTTATTGATAAGGATTATGCAAGCTGTCTCCTGGCCAAAGAGCTGGATGCAGATATGCTTATCATTCTTACAGCAGTGGAGAAGGTTGCTGTAAACTTCGGCAAGGAAAACGAAGAATGGCTGGATGACATCACTGTAGATGACGCTAAGAAATATATTAATGAGGGACAGTTTGCCCCAGGTTCCATGCTCCCGAAAGTTCAGGCTGCCGTTGATTTTGCAAGCTCCAAAGAAGGAAGAACTGCCATGATCACTTTACTTCAGAAAGCCAAAGACGGTATCCAGGGAAAAACCGGAACCAAAATCCATCTTTAA
- a CDS encoding DUF6783 domain-containing protein, whose amino-acid sequence MSKYTEKWGVQIAGMIFQTLWSTHHKKSSGRGHRNFFCAIISLYSRYPEYVAVIYISIKQLIYNKISAEQIKDGFWFRFFPGYRLWLSEVK is encoded by the coding sequence ATGTCAAAATATACCGAAAAGTGGGGCGTGCAGATTGCAGGAATGATTTTCCAGACACTCTGGTCCACTCATCACAAAAAAAGTTCCGGGCGAGGTCACCGGAACTTTTTTTGCGCAATTATTTCGCTATATAGCAGATATCCTGAATATGTGGCAGTTATATATATCAGTATTAAACAGCTGATATATAATAAGATATCTGCTGAACAGATTAAAGATGGATTTTGGTTCCGGTTTTTCCCTGGATACCGTCTTTGGCTTTCTGAAGTAAAGTGA
- a CDS encoding DUF6783 domain-containing protein: MDQSVWKIIPAICTPHFSVYFDIHLAESIFQTRSRACLKNILNCLF, encoded by the coding sequence GTGGACCAGAGTGTCTGGAAAATCATTCCTGCAATCTGCACGCCCCACTTTTCGGTATATTTTGACATACATCTTGCGGAAAGCATTTTTCAGACACGCTCTAGAGCGTGTCTGAAAAACATTTTAAATTGTTTATTTTAA
- a CDS encoding nucleotidyltransferase family protein, with protein MKIAMIMLAAGNSRRFGANKLLYEIDGIPMYRHVLEQLDDTKKKIENIYSEYSDITEDNNNDNNSDIVQLNNLYRNNITAKIICNIIVITQYDAIAEAVKTKEIQVLYNPHPEDGISSSVKIGLNASLDADAVLFTVSDQPWLTSETICELIHVFLNTPKGIACVSCQGKMGNPCIFDRKYYNELLSLEGDKGGKKVIMKHLDDTQIYEIAAGRELEDIDYYESIAVH; from the coding sequence TTGAAAATTGCAATGATCATGCTGGCGGCTGGAAACAGCCGCCGTTTTGGGGCAAATAAACTGTTATATGAAATAGACGGAATACCTATGTATCGACATGTGCTGGAACAACTGGATGATACAAAGAAGAAAATAGAAAATATCTATTCGGAATATTCAGATATTACAGAGGATAATAATAATGATAATAATTCAGATATTGTTCAGTTAAATAACCTGTACAGAAATAATATTACAGCAAAAATAATCTGTAATATTATTGTTATTACTCAATATGATGCCATTGCAGAAGCAGTGAAAACAAAGGAAATACAGGTTTTGTATAATCCCCATCCGGAAGATGGAATTTCTTCCTCTGTAAAAATCGGTCTGAATGCCAGCCTGGATGCAGATGCAGTGCTTTTTACTGTGTCTGATCAGCCCTGGCTTACCAGTGAGACAATCTGTGAACTGATCCATGTGTTTTTAAACACTCCCAAAGGAATCGCCTGTGTTTCCTGTCAGGGGAAAATGGGAAATCCATGTATTTTTGACAGGAAATATTACAATGAGCTGCTTTCTCTGGAAGGGGATAAAGGCGGTAAAAAAGTGATCATGAAACATCTGGATGATACGCAGATTTATGAGATTGCAGCAGGCAGGGAACTGGAAGATATTGATTATTATGAATCTATAGCAGTCCACTAG
- the yqeC gene encoding selenium cofactor biosynthesis protein YqeC produces MKHQVDFLELLQIDYEKYPVIAVVGGGGKTSLIYRLTDELIDKGKRVIITTTTHMAGESELPFARGGDAVRVKELLDKERYVIAAEYEEDTGKYASLTEEKLEELRELCDVMLVEADGAKHHPVKVPEKWEPVIPRCADIVISVIGLDCLGQPISQSAYRMERTSEFLRKSLEAPITEEDIVKIATSICGLFKDVEERVYRVYLNKSDILREKEPAEYIVEKLEMKNTVAAYGSLLEE; encoded by the coding sequence ATGAAGCACCAGGTCGATTTTCTGGAATTGCTGCAGATTGATTATGAAAAATACCCTGTGATTGCTGTAGTTGGCGGCGGCGGCAAGACCAGCCTGATCTACCGTCTTACAGATGAACTGATCGATAAGGGAAAGAGAGTGATCATTACCACGACCACCCATATGGCAGGAGAGTCTGAACTTCCGTTTGCCAGGGGCGGAGATGCAGTCAGGGTAAAAGAACTTCTGGACAAAGAAAGATATGTGATTGCTGCGGAATATGAGGAGGACACCGGTAAATATGCGTCTCTGACAGAAGAAAAACTGGAAGAACTGAGAGAATTGTGCGATGTAATGCTTGTGGAAGCGGACGGAGCAAAGCATCATCCGGTAAAAGTCCCAGAGAAATGGGAGCCTGTAATCCCAAGATGTGCGGACATTGTGATCAGTGTGATCGGGCTGGACTGTCTGGGGCAGCCAATCAGTCAGAGTGCTTACCGTATGGAACGTACCTCGGAATTTCTCAGGAAAAGTCTGGAAGCTCCGATCACTGAAGAAGATATTGTAAAGATTGCGACTTCTATCTGCGGACTTTTTAAGGATGTGGAAGAAAGAGTATACAGAGTGTATCTGAACAAGTCAGATATACTCAGAGAGAAAGAACCTGCAGAGTACATTGTTGAGAAACTGGAAATGAAGAATACAGTAGCGGCTTACGGAAGCCTTTTGGAGGAATAA